TTGGCCCAGCGGCATCTGCCCACCTTGGTGATCGGGGGGAATCATGATCATCCCAAGCGGTTAGCGGCGCTGAGCGCCTTGCTGCAGCCGCTGGGAATCTTTGTGCGCCCTGAGCCGGCGGCCGCCAATGAGGGAGGAGTCATCGAGTTGGAGGCGGGCGGAGAAAAGGTCAAGGTGGCCTGTCTGCCCTTCGTCAGCGAGCGGCGCGTGGTGGACGCCTGCCAGCTCATGGGTCCGGAAGAAGAGTGGTTTCAGGAATACAAGGACCGGGTAGGCCAGATGTGCCGGATGCTGGCCGAATCGTTCCAGGAAGATACGGTCAACATCCTGATGGCCCACCTGCATGTCTTCGGAGCCGAGACCTCGGGGTCGGAGCGGGCCATCCACGTGGCCCACCCCTACGCCGTGGACGCAGGCGAGTTCCCCGAGTCGGCTCAGTACGTCGCTCTGGGACACCTGCACCGTCCACAACAGATCCACTGCCCCGTGCCTTGCCACTACTGCGGATCAACCTTGCAGCTCGACTTCGGCGAACAGATGCAGGAAAAGCGGGTGGTGGTGGGGACGGCCGAGCCGGGGCGGCCAGCCGAGTTGGAAAGCGTGCCGCTCAAGGCCGGACGTCCGCTGCGAGACGTCTCAGGCACGCTGGACGAACTGAAGAAGCAGTCCGAGGAATGGGCCGACTCCTACCTGCGGGTCACGGTCAAGTTGGAGGAG
The sequence above is drawn from the Acidobacteriota bacterium genome and encodes:
- a CDS encoding exonuclease SbcCD subunit D — its product is MRFLHTGDWHVGKMLRGRSRIWEQEAVLNEILEIASSRQVDLVLVAGDLFESHAPSPEAERVVYGFLARLAQRHLPTLVIGGNHDHPKRLAALSALLQPLGIFVRPEPAAANEGGVIELEAGGEKVKVACLPFVSERRVVDACQLMGPEEEWFQEYKDRVGQMCRMLAESFQEDTVNILMAHLHVFGAETSGSERAIHVAHPYAVDAGEFPESAQYVALGHLHRPQQIHCPVPCHYCGSTLQLDFGEQMQEKRVVVGTAEPGRPAELESVPLKAGRPLRDVSGTLDELKKQSEEWADSYLRVTVKLEEPVPGIADQVREAFPNAIDVRARYPRTEEPVRHRSVSSLAPADLFQHFYRKQHGAEPPPAVAALFSQLYEEVLDASDSA